Proteins encoded in a region of the Marinomonas maritima genome:
- the trmJ gene encoding tRNA (cytosine(32)/uridine(32)-2'-O)-methyltransferase TrmJ gives MLSNIRIVLINTFHPGNVGAIARAMKNMGLTNLYLVDPNDYPSEEATSRAAGAIDLLENATIVPTLEQAIADCSLVIGTSARHRTFQLPIMNARECAQSVIPEAADHNVAIVFGRETTGLLNEEIAQCHRQVYIDANDEYPVLNISQAVQIVAYEIWMANQNKEFNQKDTPEYPRKKDMDLFYEHLEETLYGINFIVRSHPGKVLDKLHRFFNRSRPEKQELGILRGVLAAVQREAGLTEANNHPEKKAKDALKDSLKKE, from the coding sequence ATGCTAAGTAACATCCGAATTGTATTAATCAACACTTTCCACCCCGGTAACGTCGGCGCAATTGCCCGAGCAATGAAGAACATGGGATTAACAAATCTCTATCTGGTTGACCCAAATGACTACCCTTCAGAGGAGGCTACCAGTCGAGCCGCTGGCGCGATAGATCTTCTCGAAAACGCCACGATAGTACCAACACTAGAACAAGCCATTGCTGATTGCAGCCTTGTTATCGGCACCAGCGCTCGTCACCGTACTTTCCAGTTGCCTATTATGAACGCCCGTGAATGTGCGCAAAGTGTTATTCCCGAAGCCGCTGACCACAATGTAGCAATTGTTTTTGGACGTGAAACAACAGGGCTTTTGAACGAAGAAATTGCTCAATGCCATCGCCAAGTCTACATTGATGCCAATGACGAATACCCTGTGTTAAATATTTCGCAAGCAGTACAAATTGTGGCGTATGAGATTTGGATGGCAAACCAAAACAAAGAATTTAATCAAAAAGACACACCAGAATACCCACGCAAGAAAGACATGGACCTTTTCTACGAACATTTAGAAGAAACCCTATACGGTATTAACTTCATTGTTCGCAGCCATCCGGGCAAAGTATTAGATAAGCTGCACCGTTTCTTCAACCGCTCTCGTCCTGAAAAACAAGAGCTTGGAATACTTCGTGGCGTTCTCGCTGCAGTACAGCGAGAAGCAGGACTAACAGAAGCCAACAATCATCCAGAGAAAAAAGCTAAAGATGCGCTAAAAGACAGTCTTAAGAAAGAGTAA
- the efpL gene encoding elongation factor P-like protein EfpL, producing MPKASEIKRNMAVDYDGKTYIVRGIDRSVPQGRAGGSIYRMRMYDVVSGRKLDESFKDSDMINLADLIRRPAMFSYSDGDEYVFMDSEDYTPYTLNKSAIEDEILFINEEITGIQVVLVNDAPVAVELPTNVELEVVETDPSIKGASATSRNKPATLSTGAVIQVPEHISTGDRIKVNVEERKFAGRAEK from the coding sequence ATGCCTAAGGCTAGTGAAATTAAAAGAAACATGGCAGTCGATTACGACGGCAAAACATACATTGTGAGAGGCATAGATCGCTCTGTCCCACAGGGTCGTGCTGGTGGTAGCATTTATCGTATGCGTATGTACGATGTAGTGTCAGGGCGAAAATTAGACGAATCGTTTAAAGATTCAGACATGATAAATCTAGCAGACCTTATTCGTCGTCCTGCTATGTTTTCCTATTCAGATGGTGATGAATACGTGTTCATGGACAGCGAAGACTACACGCCTTATACCTTGAATAAATCGGCTATTGAAGATGAAATTTTATTCATCAACGAAGAGATTACGGGTATTCAAGTTGTTTTGGTCAATGATGCTCCCGTTGCGGTTGAATTGCCAACGAACGTTGAGCTTGAAGTCGTTGAAACAGACCCTTCGATTAAAGGTGCTTCTGCAACCTCTCGTAATAAGCCTGCGACATTGTCTACTGGTGCGGTTATTCAGGTACCTGAGCATATTTCTACTGGCGATCGTATTAAAGTGAATGTTGAAGAACGCAAGTTTGCTGGAAGAGCAGAAAAATAA
- a CDS encoding nucleotide pyrophosphohydrolase, with protein sequence MASSNNDSLETLTLAMRQFAEEREWEQFHSPKNLTMALAGETAELLDCFRWLSEEASYQLNDEQMLAVKDELADVLLFTVRLADKLNVDLFGAAQQKMAKNAQRYPVEKVKGSAKKYTAY encoded by the coding sequence ATGGCATCGTCAAACAATGATTCTTTAGAAACGCTCACACTGGCCATGCGTCAGTTTGCTGAGGAACGAGAATGGGAGCAGTTCCATTCTCCTAAAAATTTGACGATGGCTTTGGCCGGTGAAACCGCGGAGTTATTGGATTGTTTTCGCTGGTTGTCAGAAGAAGCTTCTTATCAACTAAACGATGAGCAGATGTTGGCCGTTAAAGACGAATTGGCGGATGTGTTGCTATTTACCGTTCGATTGGCGGATAAATTGAACGTAGATTTGTTTGGTGCAGCGCAGCAAAAAATGGCCAAAAATGCACAACGCTATCCAGTTGAAAAAGTAAAAGGCAGTGCCAAAAAATACACAGCGTATTAG
- a CDS encoding M14 family metallopeptidase has product MTSRIKISSAFDGGNISVIEASEPDNIRVKIPNDTNSKFLQWFYFRLQGGMGEQCVIQFENASDAAYPDGWVDYQAVASYDREYWFRVPTEYVDGKLVISHQPEQDSVYYAYFAPYSYERHLDMISWAASHDDCITDHLGETAEGRDITLLEVSQTQGLAKNIWIIARQHPGETMAEWFVEGLLERLFDESHPVARSLLKQCRFYIVPNMNPDGAVHGNLRVNSKGVNLNREWKNPTQEFSPEVLAVQKKMAETGVDMFLDIHGDEALPVNFVDGCQGVPSFDARMETMETLFKDMFVAVSPDFQTKIGYTPDQFGEANLTVATKWVGETYNCLSFTLEMPFKDNQNLPDEVVGWSPERAKILGADILYPIYQVIMSPHMKVDD; this is encoded by the coding sequence ATGACCAGCCGAATCAAGATCAGTAGTGCGTTTGATGGCGGTAATATCTCCGTAATTGAAGCCTCTGAGCCAGACAATATTAGAGTAAAGATCCCTAATGATACAAACTCTAAATTCCTTCAGTGGTTTTATTTTCGATTACAAGGCGGAATGGGTGAGCAATGCGTCATCCAATTTGAAAACGCCAGTGATGCCGCTTACCCAGATGGTTGGGTGGATTATCAAGCTGTAGCGTCTTACGATCGTGAATATTGGTTTCGCGTACCAACGGAATACGTTGATGGTAAGTTGGTGATTTCTCACCAACCAGAGCAGGACAGTGTGTACTACGCGTATTTTGCCCCTTACAGCTACGAACGACATTTAGATATGATTTCTTGGGCAGCAAGCCACGACGATTGTATTACGGACCATTTAGGTGAAACCGCCGAAGGTCGTGATATTACTTTACTGGAAGTCAGTCAAACTCAAGGTCTAGCGAAAAATATTTGGATCATCGCTCGTCAACACCCAGGTGAAACCATGGCGGAATGGTTTGTGGAAGGCTTGTTAGAGCGTCTGTTTGATGAATCTCACCCAGTTGCCCGTTCACTTTTGAAGCAGTGTCGCTTTTATATTGTGCCGAACATGAACCCAGACGGTGCGGTACATGGTAATTTACGAGTGAACTCTAAAGGCGTGAACTTGAATCGTGAGTGGAAAAATCCTACGCAGGAATTTAGCCCAGAAGTGTTGGCGGTACAAAAGAAAATGGCCGAAACAGGCGTGGATATGTTTCTAGATATTCATGGTGATGAAGCGTTGCCTGTCAATTTCGTGGATGGATGCCAAGGCGTACCGTCTTTTGACGCTCGTATGGAAACTATGGAAACCTTGTTCAAAGATATGTTTGTTGCGGTCAGTCCTGATTTTCAAACAAAAATCGGTTACACGCCAGATCAGTTTGGCGAGGCGAATCTGACGGTGGCTACTAAGTGGGTCGGCGAAACTTACAATTGCCTGTCTTTTACGTTAGAAATGCCGTTCAAAGACAATCAAAACCTACCAGATGAGGTTGTGGGTTGGTCTCCAGAGCGCGCTAAAATTCTTGGTGCGGATATTTTATATCCGATTTATCAAGTCATTATGAGCCCACACATGAAAGTAGATGACTGA
- a CDS encoding putative 4-hydroxy-4-methyl-2-oxoglutarate aldolase: MKDLLPDLCDLYPEQLQIAEPIFTSYGKRSHFYGEVVTVSCFEDNSRVRELVNENGKGKVMVVDGGGSKRRALLGDMLAEKAANNGWEGFVIYGAIRDVAAQATLNVGIHALCAHPMPTEKRGLGDLGKTLHIAGIVITQGDFIYCDLNGIAVSKQRLTLP; the protein is encoded by the coding sequence ATGAAAGATTTACTTCCAGACCTATGCGATTTGTACCCAGAACAGCTTCAAATCGCTGAACCTATTTTCACCTCGTACGGAAAACGCAGTCACTTTTATGGAGAAGTCGTCACCGTTTCCTGCTTTGAAGACAACAGCCGAGTGCGCGAACTCGTTAACGAAAACGGCAAAGGAAAAGTCATGGTCGTTGATGGCGGTGGAAGTAAAAGACGCGCATTACTTGGCGACATGCTGGCAGAAAAAGCCGCGAATAATGGCTGGGAAGGCTTTGTTATTTACGGCGCAATACGAGATGTTGCTGCACAAGCCACTTTAAATGTTGGCATTCACGCATTGTGCGCGCACCCAATGCCAACAGAAAAGCGTGGCCTTGGTGATTTAGGTAAAACCTTACATATTGCGGGCATCGTCATTACTCAAGGTGATTTTATTTATTGCGACTTAAATGGCATCGCTGTGTCTAAGCAACGGCTTACCCTCCCTTAA
- a CDS encoding MarC family protein, with translation MSTEFSILSATLLFLFVIDPFGNIPILLSVMKGVPQKRQYQIVVRDGLIGLIILVCFLFFGAEFLALLHLETESISIAGGVVLFVIALKMIFPSPYTKEAGPVMEPFIVPISIPMLAGPSTLATLLVMVKSYPHDQQDLLISIGAAWGISVVILAMAPLLNRVLKEKGLAALERLMGMLLLMMSVQMLVNGIRSLFTHTLVTL, from the coding sequence ATGAGCACCGAGTTTTCCATTCTATCTGCCACCTTGCTATTTTTGTTCGTTATTGACCCATTCGGTAATATTCCCATTTTATTGTCTGTGATGAAGGGGGTTCCACAGAAGCGTCAGTATCAAATTGTGGTGCGTGACGGTTTAATTGGGTTAATTATCCTAGTGTGTTTTCTGTTTTTTGGGGCGGAATTTTTAGCGCTGTTGCATTTAGAAACAGAGTCTATTTCCATTGCTGGTGGCGTGGTGTTGTTTGTTATTGCCTTGAAGATGATTTTCCCTTCACCTTACACCAAGGAAGCAGGCCCTGTAATGGAACCCTTTATTGTGCCAATCTCAATTCCTATGTTGGCAGGACCATCAACATTGGCGACCTTATTGGTGATGGTTAAGAGCTACCCACATGATCAACAAGACTTGCTAATTTCGATTGGTGCCGCATGGGGTATTTCAGTTGTTATTTTGGCGATGGCGCCTTTGTTGAATCGCGTGTTGAAAGAGAAAGGCTTGGCGGCGTTAGAGCGTTTGATGGGAATGTTGTTATTGATGATGTCAGTGCAGATGTTAGTAAACGGTATACGTAGCTTATTTACTCATACGTTAGTGACCTTATAG
- a CDS encoding lipase family protein produces the protein MLKFTRVVLSILLVSSFQLVFAAPDFSMIKAQAKLSDDTYLTADTMAALLQEQGQTLVHQATFINSQVSYLLSEKNDVQTIAIRGTANLENVMLNLNVSLLPDAKLDIMLHQGFASAARAVYKDVKPYLATGKPIQITGHSLGGAIAVILAMYLKVDDYPLTSVVTFGQPKVTNVSGAERFAGLPLTRVVTLQDIVPLVPPLSPLQIQELDIYWHMGEEVILMGNHQFSITSGLKSMLRATKFTSAIPNEKNLTAHKMTTYLELANTLDKKATEVPYKMQISLFGFSLE, from the coding sequence ATGCTGAAATTCACCCGTGTTGTTTTATCTATTCTTTTAGTGAGCTCATTTCAGTTAGTGTTTGCAGCACCAGACTTTTCGATGATTAAAGCACAAGCTAAATTATCGGACGATACTTATCTTACTGCAGATACCATGGCGGCACTTCTACAAGAGCAAGGACAAACCTTGGTTCATCAAGCGACCTTTATTAACTCTCAAGTGAGTTATTTATTGAGCGAAAAGAATGATGTTCAGACCATTGCCATTCGCGGCACGGCGAATCTAGAAAACGTCATGCTGAATCTAAATGTTTCTTTGCTGCCAGACGCCAAACTGGACATTATGTTACACCAAGGTTTTGCCTCTGCCGCGAGAGCGGTTTACAAGGATGTGAAGCCTTATCTTGCAACAGGAAAGCCGATTCAAATCACCGGACACAGTTTAGGAGGGGCGATTGCTGTCATTCTAGCCATGTATCTAAAAGTAGACGATTACCCATTAACCAGCGTGGTGACGTTTGGACAACCCAAGGTGACTAACGTATCAGGCGCAGAAAGGTTCGCGGGCTTGCCTCTGACTAGAGTCGTCACACTACAAGACATCGTGCCTTTGGTTCCACCGTTGAGCCCATTACAGATTCAAGAGCTGGACATCTATTGGCACATGGGGGAAGAAGTGATTCTGATGGGTAACCATCAATTTTCGATTACAAGCGGGCTCAAAAGCATGCTAAGAGCCACCAAATTTACTTCGGCCATTCCAAACGAAAAAAACCTGACAGCGCATAAAATGACAACCTACCTTGAGTTGGCCAATACACTGGATAAAAAGGCAACCGAAGTACCTTATAAAATGCAAATTAGCTTGTTCGGTTTTTCGTTGGAATAA
- a CDS encoding hsp70 family protein, with protein sequence MAQPAFGSSYRVGIDLGTTNCVVSYLSSTSLDSDRAAPTLLPIPQVMSDGSVQEFDYLPSAIYLLANDEIGKMVPVLPWRHHEKECVVGMGALALGQRRAGQLVQSAKSWLSHRQVDRRSAILPWGSDSVKKLSPLQASKLLLLHIKQSWNHRFPDALLELQTVALTLPASFDEEARALTLEAAKLAGLEDLYLLEEPQAACYHYISDDEKLASLADKKMLLVVDIGGGTSDFSLVAIRSSAKTNKQGAAISLKRVAVGEHLLLGGDNLDQALAFQLDPKQISALSVSRLAALVQQTRQAKENLLGVNAPESLSITVLGGGSRLIGGSQKFDVSRNALLAQMSTGFFPLVEANDPVQKNAYAMHTLGLPYESDPAFTRHLAAFLQQHKAVIEIATGSTMPDAVLFNGGLFNSPVLKARLLAQLNAWSNTPILACSADEPNEAVAKGAAMYLNALAGESTRVESGVAHSLYLKLGDDQFVSILPKDTLKGETLLLEQDFFVTLGQQVQFPLYRSDDHLECVVGEVRKENGLHYISNLATELDSTEENTELSVSMSVQMTEVGVLQVLLNSNDTRDQWRLDFSTSKQEPNNDSDTDTLLHSNMGQAEEHLTHCFSAAGQKQNPDLVKALKQDLDQLLGKRDDWNLATSRRLVDKLLSLKSGRLKSAQHERQWLQLIGYCLRPGYGAADDLLRVQQVINATKAGTQFDSAPVWGQYWTLYRRIAGGMSIDQQHVLFKQFSQYYSPTGQRSRDKMKALTTKSSDDLIRLVGALEGLPSEDKATTIGWLLKRLQKSSEPDTAWWTIGRIASRHLLSAKQEQRIAEDKLFPILEVVLKEDWKKRKQAGLAAVLMSQVSVGESDKLSALRKKVANKLKKDKCPEQWVERLESQIEINNDELNALVGESLPIGLRLSLS encoded by the coding sequence ATGGCGCAACCAGCTTTTGGCTCTTCTTATCGAGTGGGAATTGATCTAGGGACGACTAACTGTGTCGTTTCTTACCTTTCATCGACGAGTCTGGATTCTGATCGAGCTGCACCGACACTATTGCCCATTCCTCAAGTAATGAGCGATGGCTCTGTGCAGGAGTTTGATTACTTGCCGAGTGCAATTTACCTGCTGGCCAACGATGAGATAGGAAAAATGGTTCCTGTTTTACCTTGGCGTCATCATGAGAAAGAGTGTGTCGTTGGCATGGGGGCATTAGCCTTAGGCCAACGTCGAGCAGGGCAATTAGTACAGAGTGCAAAAAGCTGGTTGAGTCATCGACAAGTCGATCGGCGCTCAGCAATTCTTCCCTGGGGCAGTGATTCAGTAAAAAAACTCAGTCCATTACAAGCCAGTAAGTTACTTCTTTTACACATCAAACAAAGCTGGAATCATCGGTTTCCTGACGCGCTTTTAGAGTTACAAACCGTCGCGTTAACCTTGCCAGCATCGTTTGACGAAGAAGCACGTGCGTTGACGTTAGAAGCCGCTAAATTGGCTGGTTTAGAAGATCTTTATCTATTAGAAGAACCGCAAGCAGCTTGCTATCACTACATCAGTGATGATGAAAAACTGGCGTCTTTGGCTGATAAGAAAATGCTGTTAGTGGTTGATATTGGTGGGGGCACAAGTGATTTTAGTTTGGTTGCCATACGATCTTCCGCGAAAACCAATAAACAAGGTGCGGCGATTTCATTAAAGCGCGTCGCAGTCGGTGAACACTTGTTGCTTGGTGGCGATAATCTTGATCAAGCCTTAGCGTTTCAGCTTGACCCCAAACAAATTTCAGCGTTATCCGTGTCTCGTCTCGCCGCGCTGGTTCAGCAAACGCGCCAAGCTAAAGAAAATCTATTGGGCGTTAACGCGCCAGAATCCTTGAGTATTACGGTATTGGGCGGAGGCAGTCGTCTGATTGGCGGCTCACAGAAATTTGATGTTTCAAGAAACGCATTATTAGCGCAAATGAGTACGGGTTTCTTTCCTCTTGTGGAAGCGAATGATCCGGTACAAAAAAACGCTTACGCCATGCATACGTTAGGTTTGCCGTACGAATCTGATCCTGCGTTCACGCGTCATTTAGCGGCATTTTTGCAACAACACAAAGCCGTCATTGAAATCGCCACTGGCTCGACTATGCCAGATGCCGTGTTGTTTAACGGTGGGTTGTTTAATAGCCCAGTGTTAAAAGCCCGTTTGCTAGCGCAATTAAATGCTTGGTCAAATACTCCGATATTAGCCTGCTCTGCCGACGAACCAAACGAGGCGGTTGCAAAAGGTGCGGCGATGTATTTAAACGCCTTGGCGGGAGAAAGTACACGAGTTGAAAGTGGCGTGGCACACAGCTTGTATTTGAAACTTGGGGATGATCAATTTGTTAGTATTTTACCCAAAGACACGTTAAAAGGTGAAACGCTGCTTTTAGAGCAAGATTTTTTTGTCACATTGGGTCAACAAGTTCAATTTCCTTTGTATCGTTCCGATGATCATCTTGAATGTGTCGTGGGGGAAGTGCGAAAAGAAAATGGCCTACATTACATCTCTAATTTAGCAACAGAATTAGACAGTACAGAAGAGAATACAGAGTTGTCTGTTTCAATGTCGGTGCAAATGACCGAAGTGGGTGTGCTTCAAGTTCTTTTGAATAGCAATGACACGCGCGATCAGTGGCGCTTGGATTTTTCCACATCTAAGCAAGAGCCAAATAACGACTCCGACACTGATACATTGTTACATTCCAATATGGGTCAAGCAGAAGAGCATCTGACGCACTGTTTTTCTGCTGCGGGACAAAAACAGAATCCTGACTTGGTGAAGGCGCTCAAACAAGACCTTGATCAATTATTAGGCAAACGCGATGACTGGAACCTGGCGACATCTCGTCGCTTGGTTGATAAATTGTTGAGCTTAAAGTCTGGCCGCCTAAAAAGTGCTCAGCATGAACGTCAATGGTTGCAGTTGATTGGCTATTGTTTACGCCCAGGCTATGGCGCAGCGGACGATTTGTTGCGTGTACAGCAAGTGATTAACGCTACCAAAGCAGGCACCCAGTTTGATAGTGCACCAGTTTGGGGGCAATATTGGACCTTGTATCGCCGTATTGCAGGCGGTATGTCGATTGATCAGCAGCACGTATTGTTTAAGCAATTCAGTCAATATTACTCGCCAACCGGACAACGCTCCCGTGATAAAATGAAGGCGCTGACGACCAAGTCCAGTGACGATCTGATTCGCCTTGTTGGTGCGCTGGAGGGGTTGCCGAGTGAAGACAAAGCAACCACGATTGGTTGGCTGCTGAAGCGTTTGCAAAAAAGCTCTGAGCCGGACACTGCTTGGTGGACGATAGGGCGAATTGCCTCTCGCCATCTATTGTCTGCTAAACAAGAGCAACGAATTGCAGAAGACAAACTGTTTCCGATTTTAGAGGTTGTTTTAAAAGAAGATTGGAAAAAGCGCAAGCAAGCAGGGCTGGCGGCCGTTTTAATGAGCCAAGTCAGTGTAGGTGAATCCGATAAGCTCAGCGCTTTGCGTAAAAAAGTGGCTAATAAACTCAAAAAAGACAAATGCCCCGAACAATGGGTTGAGCGTCTTGAGAGTCAAATCGAAATAAACAATGACGAGCTAAATGCATTGGTAGGCGAGAGTTTACCGATTGGTCTACGGTTGTCGTTGAGTTAA
- a CDS encoding Hsp70 family protein, protein MSDYFIGIDLGTTHSAVYYSQSSQSQVGRIQQLPIPQFIAPGQVDSRPLLPSFVYFPHSTEFLESDLLLPWGKAHSIVGQLARELGAKSSGRLVQSAKSWLCHSRVGADENVLPVDALEEVEKISPAAVTEVLLTHLVNAWKVSFPDAPITEQNVVITVPASFDPAARAITEQSAERVGLRARLIEEPLAAFYAWLSDQKNWTDNLTVNEHILVVDVGGGTTDLSLIQAVEKNGALGLERVAVGRHILLGGDNMDMALTYHLAAQLAQSGTHLEPWQITGLTQVCREAKERLLSNPDVAETSVVVPSRGRSLFNNSVKAMLTQADVQQLLIDGFFPQVQLGEQAHKVARSGFSTINLDYEGDPAITRHISEFLSLHDVTPSKILLNGGVFNATVIRTTLEARLQSLLGGITLTMLTPSHLDYAVAKGATYYAQVQAEGGVKVKSGLASNYYIGVASPMPAIPGMAPPVDAICVAPFGLEEGSEEQMLPNEFSLVVGENVIFRFFQSKHNEVDAVGKVVSAFSLGQLNELSPLSVRLDAGHYQAGEMVRVYLTARVTELGLLLLQAHDTQSDLNWTIEFQVRET, encoded by the coding sequence ATGAGCGACTATTTTATTGGTATCGATTTAGGTACCACGCATTCTGCTGTCTATTATTCCCAATCGAGTCAATCCCAAGTAGGACGTATTCAACAACTGCCTATCCCGCAATTTATCGCGCCTGGCCAAGTCGATTCTCGGCCTTTATTACCTTCTTTTGTTTACTTTCCTCATAGCACTGAATTCTTAGAAAGTGACTTACTGTTGCCGTGGGGGAAAGCTCATTCGATTGTAGGCCAATTAGCACGTGAGTTGGGTGCTAAGTCGTCTGGTCGTTTAGTACAAAGTGCAAAAAGTTGGTTGTGTCATTCTCGTGTTGGCGCGGATGAAAATGTGCTTCCTGTTGATGCGCTTGAAGAAGTTGAAAAAATCTCTCCTGCTGCGGTGACTGAAGTTTTGTTAACGCATCTTGTAAATGCTTGGAAAGTTTCTTTTCCAGATGCGCCTATCACAGAGCAAAACGTAGTCATTACCGTGCCGGCGTCATTTGACCCTGCGGCTCGTGCGATTACCGAGCAATCAGCAGAACGAGTCGGCTTACGAGCGCGCTTGATAGAAGAACCGCTGGCCGCGTTTTATGCGTGGCTGAGTGATCAAAAAAATTGGACGGATAATTTAACCGTTAACGAACATATTTTAGTGGTCGATGTGGGGGGTGGAACCACAGATTTGTCTTTGATCCAAGCCGTTGAGAAAAATGGCGCATTAGGTCTAGAGCGCGTAGCGGTTGGTCGTCACATACTATTAGGTGGCGACAATATGGACATGGCCTTAACCTATCATTTGGCGGCTCAACTTGCGCAAAGTGGCACTCACCTTGAGCCTTGGCAGATCACCGGCTTAACCCAAGTCTGTCGTGAAGCCAAAGAGCGTTTGTTATCTAATCCAGATGTTGCTGAAACCAGTGTCGTCGTACCGAGTCGCGGTCGTAGCTTGTTTAATAACAGTGTCAAAGCCATGTTAACTCAAGCCGATGTTCAGCAACTGTTGATTGATGGTTTCTTTCCTCAAGTTCAGTTAGGTGAGCAGGCTCATAAAGTTGCTCGTAGTGGTTTTAGCACCATCAATTTAGATTATGAAGGCGATCCAGCCATCACTCGGCACATCAGTGAATTTTTATCTCTGCACGATGTGACGCCGAGTAAAATATTATTAAACGGTGGAGTGTTCAACGCGACGGTGATACGCACTACGCTAGAGGCTCGTTTACAGAGTCTATTGGGTGGCATAACGTTAACGATGTTGACGCCTTCACACTTAGATTATGCAGTAGCCAAAGGCGCAACCTATTACGCCCAAGTTCAAGCGGAAGGCGGTGTTAAGGTCAAAAGCGGATTAGCGTCAAATTACTACATTGGTGTTGCCAGCCCAATGCCAGCAATTCCTGGCATGGCACCGCCGGTTGATGCTATTTGCGTCGCACCATTTGGTTTAGAAGAGGGTTCAGAGGAGCAGATGCTACCCAATGAATTCTCTCTTGTGGTCGGTGAAAACGTTATATTTCGTTTTTTCCAATCCAAGCACAATGAAGTGGATGCTGTTGGTAAAGTCGTGTCTGCTTTCTCATTGGGGCAGTTAAATGAATTGAGTCCTTTGTCGGTTCGTTTGGACGCTGGACATTATCAGGCGGGTGAGATGGTGCGGGTTTATCTAACTGCTCGAGTTACTGAGTTGGGCTTATTGTTATTACAAGCGCACGACACACAGTCTGATTTAAACTGGACTATTGAGTTTCAAGTTAGAGAGACCTAA
- a CDS encoding DUF2760 domain-containing protein, giving the protein MTQKIKVVSFVPRFFGAFGQFFKYMGSGDYAARCQQVNKGELFAFETEPTVITETVEVIREIEVMAPALDTVNEDGAHQLLLLLQQEARFIDFLQESIDDYTDVDVGAAARQIHAGCSKVLTQHFTIEVVNSAVENSRIEIPADYDAKQIKLEGRVEGAGPYTGTLIHPGWKVTDTRLPKVTNTESLTILAPAEVEV; this is encoded by the coding sequence ATGACGCAAAAAATAAAAGTAGTTTCTTTTGTGCCACGTTTCTTTGGTGCTTTCGGTCAGTTTTTCAAATACATGGGGAGCGGCGATTATGCCGCTCGCTGTCAGCAAGTGAATAAAGGCGAGCTCTTCGCTTTTGAAACTGAGCCGACGGTCATTACTGAAACAGTTGAAGTGATTCGTGAAATTGAAGTGATGGCACCCGCTTTGGACACGGTTAACGAAGACGGTGCACACCAATTGCTGCTGCTTTTACAGCAAGAAGCGCGTTTCATCGATTTTCTTCAAGAGAGCATTGATGATTATACGGATGTCGATGTTGGCGCAGCAGCACGCCAAATTCATGCGGGTTGCTCTAAAGTATTGACGCAGCACTTTACCATCGAAGTGGTGAATTCCGCGGTGGAAAATAGTCGAATTGAGATACCAGCCGATTACGATGCTAAGCAGATCAAATTGGAAGGCCGAGTGGAGGGCGCTGGTCCTTATACCGGTACTTTGATTCATCCTGGTTGGAAAGTCACAGACACGCGTTTACCGAAAGTGACGAATACCGAAAGCCTAACTATTTTGGCGCCAGCCGAAGTCGAGGTATAA